A window of the Bacteroides thetaiotaomicron VPI-5482 genome harbors these coding sequences:
- a CDS encoding glycoside hydrolase family 88 protein, whose translation MKVSSSIIASLLLLTVCSCSTPKSEMSTLVNNSLQTATVQSKLMAEDLLNEEGKLPRTIGKDGKLMTSKSNWWTSGFFPGVLWYLYEVNGNDSLKMYAENYTKRIENQKYTTDNHDVGFMLYCSFGNGLRLTGNDDYRKTLLQGSESLSTRFRPQVGCIRSWDWNQKVWEYPVIIDNLMNLEMLMWASKNSDDPKFEEIAKSHADVTMKYHFRSDYSSYHVISYDTISGLPEKKNTCQGYAHESCWARGQGWALYGYTMMYRETGQEKYLRHAINVAKFIINHPRLPEDKIPYWDFDAPNIPNELRDASAGALMASAFIELSLYTEGDFSKQCLSVAETQLKTLSSPEYLAEPGTNCNFILKHSVGNNPGKAEVDVPLTYADYYYVEALVRYKRDILKEKLN comes from the coding sequence ATGAAAGTAAGTTCATCTATCATTGCATCTCTTTTGCTTTTGACAGTTTGTAGTTGTTCAACTCCGAAAAGCGAAATGAGTACTCTCGTGAATAACAGTTTACAAACGGCAACTGTACAGTCAAAGCTTATGGCTGAGGATTTATTGAATGAAGAAGGAAAACTACCTCGTACAATCGGCAAGGATGGTAAGTTGATGACATCAAAATCCAATTGGTGGACAAGTGGCTTTTTTCCCGGTGTATTATGGTATCTGTACGAGGTGAATGGCAATGATTCTTTGAAAATGTATGCTGAGAACTATACAAAACGGATAGAAAACCAGAAATATACTACTGATAATCATGATGTGGGATTTATGTTGTATTGTAGCTTTGGTAATGGATTACGCTTGACAGGTAATGATGATTATAGAAAGACATTATTGCAGGGGTCTGAATCGTTGAGTACCCGTTTTCGTCCACAGGTGGGTTGCATTCGTTCTTGGGACTGGAATCAGAAGGTGTGGGAGTATCCGGTAATTATTGATAATTTGATGAATCTGGAGATGTTAATGTGGGCTTCCAAGAACTCTGATGATCCTAAATTTGAGGAAATAGCTAAGTCACATGCGGATGTGACGATGAAATATCATTTCCGATCAGATTATAGCTCATATCATGTAATTTCTTATGATACTATTTCCGGTTTACCGGAAAAGAAGAATACTTGTCAGGGATATGCACATGAGTCATGTTGGGCGCGTGGGCAAGGTTGGGCATTGTATGGCTATACTATGATGTATCGTGAAACAGGGCAGGAGAAGTATTTGCGGCATGCCATCAATGTTGCTAAATTCATAATAAATCATCCCCGTTTGCCTGAAGATAAGATTCCATATTGGGATTTTGATGCTCCTAATATACCTAATGAACTTCGCGATGCCTCTGCTGGTGCATTGATGGCTTCTGCTTTTATTGAACTCAGTCTGTATACAGAAGGGGATTTTTCGAAGCAATGTCTCTCTGTTGCAGAAACACAGTTGAAAACCCTTTCTTCGCCGGAATATTTGGCGGAGCCTGGCACAAATTGCAATTTTATCCTAAAGCATTCTGTAGGTAATAATCCAGGTAAGGCAGAAGTTGATGTACCATTAACCTATGCCGATTATTATTATGTTGAGGCTTTAGTGCGCTATAAAAGAGATATTTTAAAAGAAAAGCTGAATTGA
- a CDS encoding sulfatase: protein MKYTQSFCFVSVIVLSSSVHLHGQNNKMNVLLIIADDMRPELGCYGIEDIVTPRLDSLARYATVFQNAYCNIPVSGASRASLFTGMYPRYPNRFTAFDASAEKDCPEALSLPECFKKNGYYVVSNGKVFHNITDHADSWSEAPWRVHPDGYGKDWAEYNKWELWQNEESSRYVHPKTLRGPFCESADVADTTYIDGRVAQKTIADLRRLHKKEKPFFLACGFWKPHLPFNAPKKYWDLYRREEIHLAQNPYRPKALPKQVTSSGEIRGYGKFVTTKDETFQREAKHGYYACVSYIDAQIGLILDELDRLGLSENTIVVILGDHGWHLGEHGFWGKHNLMNHATRAPLIVRVPHCRGGKAKGIVEFVDIYPTLCELCGVPMPKDQLQGKSFVPILQDSGKKTKQYAFIQWKGGYNIVSEQYSSTIWLQGDSVVARMIFDRQLDASENENKVHCPYLSRERDKLEAQIKIRKSQL from the coding sequence ATGAAATACACTCAATCTTTTTGTTTTGTAAGTGTGATTGTTTTGTCGTCTTCTGTTCATCTCCATGGACAGAATAATAAGATGAATGTTTTGCTTATTATTGCCGATGATATGCGTCCTGAATTGGGATGTTATGGAATAGAAGATATTGTGACTCCCCGTCTGGATAGCTTGGCAAGGTATGCTACGGTCTTTCAGAATGCATATTGTAACATTCCTGTAAGCGGGGCTTCCAGGGCAAGTCTGTTTACAGGAATGTATCCTCGTTACCCGAATCGTTTTACTGCGTTTGATGCCAGTGCGGAGAAAGATTGTCCGGAGGCTCTTTCACTTCCGGAATGCTTTAAGAAGAACGGATATTATGTCGTTTCTAATGGAAAAGTATTTCATAATATAACGGATCATGCTGATAGTTGGTCGGAAGCTCCATGGAGAGTGCATCCTGATGGATATGGTAAGGATTGGGCTGAATATAACAAGTGGGAATTATGGCAGAATGAAGAGTCTTCCCGTTATGTTCATCCTAAAACTTTACGAGGTCCTTTCTGTGAGTCGGCTGATGTTGCTGATACAACTTACATAGACGGTAGAGTGGCGCAAAAGACAATTGCGGATTTAAGGCGTTTGCATAAAAAGGAAAAACCGTTTTTTCTTGCATGCGGTTTTTGGAAACCGCATTTGCCTTTCAATGCTCCCAAAAAATACTGGGATTTATATCGGCGAGAAGAAATACACCTCGCCCAAAATCCTTATAGACCGAAAGCTTTACCTAAACAGGTTACTTCTTCCGGTGAAATTCGTGGGTATGGGAAATTTGTTACAACTAAAGATGAGACTTTCCAGCGAGAAGCTAAGCATGGCTATTATGCATGTGTGAGTTATATTGATGCACAGATTGGTCTGATACTTGACGAACTTGATCGTTTGGGACTGTCTGAGAACACAATAGTGGTAATATTAGGTGACCATGGTTGGCATTTAGGGGAACATGGATTCTGGGGAAAACATAATCTAATGAATCATGCAACTCGTGCTCCGTTGATTGTTCGTGTTCCTCATTGTAGAGGTGGCAAAGCAAAAGGAATTGTAGAATTTGTCGATATTTATCCAACTTTGTGCGAGTTGTGTGGAGTGCCAATGCCTAAGGACCAATTACAGGGAAAGAGTTTTGTGCCTATTTTGCAAGACAGTGGGAAAAAGACAAAACAATACGCCTTTATTCAGTGGAAAGGTGGGTATAATATTGTTTCGGAGCAATATAGTAGCACTATATGGCTGCAAGGAGATTCGGTTGTAGCCCGGATGATATTTGATCGCCAATTGGATGCATCGGAGAATGAAAACAAGGTGCATTGCCCATATTTGAGTAGAGAAAGAGATAAACTTGAGGCTCAGATTAAGATCCGGAAATCTCAATTATAG
- a CDS encoding metallophosphoesterase, producing MKNQMKWIALLTTAVFIFSGCKTQKQVRLVLLPDIQTYSRLYPDILKSQTQWAIDHADSIDFVLQQGDMTDHNVDKEWEVAAAALNTMDNQVPYAFVMGNHDLGKNSNKRDSELFNRYFPYDKYSKTRNFGGAFEEGKMDNVWYTFKAAGLKWLILCLEFGPRTSVLDWAGEIVKKHPHHKVIINTHAYMYSDDTRMGEGDRWLPQKYGLGKDTGENAVNNGEQMWDKLVSKYPNILFVFSGHVLNSGVGTLVSIGDHGNKVFQMLANFQDGVKGTNRGQTGFLRIVDIDVKKQQVRVKTYSPYLKEYKNDVKNKFSFEGVNFK from the coding sequence ATGAAAAATCAAATGAAATGGATAGCTTTATTGACTACGGCAGTTTTTATTTTCTCGGGTTGTAAAACACAAAAACAGGTCAGACTGGTTTTGTTGCCGGATATACAAACTTATTCACGGCTTTATCCCGATATTTTAAAATCGCAAACTCAATGGGCAATAGATCATGCAGATAGTATTGACTTTGTTTTGCAACAGGGGGACATGACTGATCACAATGTCGATAAGGAGTGGGAGGTTGCAGCTGCCGCTTTGAATACTATGGACAACCAAGTTCCTTATGCTTTTGTAATGGGAAATCACGATTTAGGTAAAAATTCGAATAAAAGAGATTCGGAACTCTTCAATCGATATTTTCCTTATGATAAATACAGTAAGACGAGAAATTTCGGTGGTGCATTTGAAGAAGGGAAAATGGATAATGTGTGGTATACTTTCAAGGCTGCCGGATTGAAATGGCTGATTCTTTGTTTGGAATTTGGACCTCGTACTAGTGTGCTTGACTGGGCAGGTGAGATTGTGAAGAAACATCCGCATCATAAGGTGATTATCAATACGCATGCATATATGTACTCGGATGATACACGTATGGGAGAAGGCGATCGTTGGCTGCCGCAGAAATACGGTTTAGGCAAAGATACCGGTGAAAATGCGGTGAATAACGGTGAGCAAATGTGGGATAAGTTGGTTAGTAAATATCCTAATATTCTTTTTGTATTCAGTGGGCATGTACTGAATAGCGGTGTTGGGACCTTAGTCAGTATAGGTGATCATGGTAATAAAGTGTTTCAGATGTTAGCCAATTTTCAAGATGGAGTGAAAGGGACGAACAGAGGGCAAACCGGTTTCTTGCGTATTGTGGATATAGACGTGAAGAAACAGCAAGTCAGAGTAAAAACTTATTCTCCCTATCTGAAGGAATATAAGAATGATGTTAAAAATAAATTCTCTTTCGAAGGGGTAAACTTTAAATGA
- a CDS encoding DUF2264 domain-containing protein: MRKVVILLYLVQLLFTGFAQAKPGKDREYWVKTMIKIIDPFYTNLSQNTLRKNMPVETFDGLNNGNTRKNVTHLEALGRSFNGISAWLNLPPDGTKEGQLRAKYTDLVVKSISNAVNPDSSDYMRFDGPGGQPLVDAAFFAQGLLRSKDQIWPKLDKVTQERIIKELKASRRIKASESNWLMFSATIEAALLEFTGECELNPIHYALKRHKEWYKGDGWYGDGRNFHLDYYNSYVIQPMLIDVLSVMKKHEVEGADFYDVQLQRLIRYADQQEKMISPEGTYPVLGRSMGYRFGAFQVLAQVSWMKLLPEHIKPAQVRCALTKVMKRQLIKGTFDKDGWLNLGFCGHQPEIADRYVSTGSNYLCTFIFLPLGLQADDEFWTAKPEEWSSVKIWSGSRDIKKDGSIKN; this comes from the coding sequence ATGCGTAAAGTAGTAATATTATTATATTTGGTCCAGTTATTGTTTACCGGTTTTGCTCAGGCAAAACCGGGCAAGGACCGTGAATACTGGGTGAAGACAATGATTAAAATCATTGATCCTTTTTATACAAACTTGAGTCAGAATACTCTGAGAAAGAACATGCCTGTTGAAACCTTTGATGGATTGAATAATGGCAATACTAGAAAGAATGTAACACATTTGGAAGCTTTAGGGCGTTCCTTTAATGGCATTTCTGCTTGGTTAAACTTACCTCCTGATGGCACAAAAGAAGGACAACTCCGTGCTAAATATACTGACCTGGTGGTGAAATCTATATCCAATGCTGTGAATCCGGATTCTTCGGATTATATGCGTTTTGATGGACCTGGTGGACAACCATTGGTAGATGCGGCTTTTTTTGCACAGGGGTTATTACGTTCGAAGGATCAGATCTGGCCGAAGTTGGATAAAGTGACTCAGGAGAGAATTATCAAAGAACTGAAAGCTTCCCGTAGAATCAAAGCCTCAGAATCTAACTGGTTGATGTTTTCTGCTACAATTGAGGCTGCTCTATTGGAATTTACAGGTGAATGTGAATTGAACCCGATTCATTATGCATTAAAAAGACATAAAGAATGGTACAAAGGAGATGGCTGGTATGGTGACGGACGCAACTTCCATCTGGATTATTATAATAGTTATGTGATCCAGCCTATGTTGATAGATGTATTGTCAGTTATGAAGAAGCATGAAGTTGAAGGAGCCGATTTTTATGATGTACAGTTACAACGATTGATCCGTTATGCCGATCAACAAGAAAAGATGATCTCTCCGGAAGGTACTTATCCTGTGTTGGGCAGGTCGATGGGATATCGTTTTGGGGCTTTTCAGGTATTAGCTCAAGTTTCCTGGATGAAATTATTACCGGAACATATCAAACCAGCACAGGTACGCTGTGCATTGACTAAGGTGATGAAAAGACAGTTAATTAAGGGAACATTTGATAAAGACGGATGGTTGAACTTGGGATTCTGTGGACATCAACCGGAGATAGCCGATAGATATGTATCCACAGGCAGTAATTATCTGTGTACGTTTATTTTTCTACCTTTAGGTTTGCAAGCGGATGATGAGTTTTGGACGGCCAAACCTGAAGAATGGTCCTCAGTCAAAATATGGAGTGGGAGCCGAGATATAAAGAAGGACGGTTCTATTAAAAACTAG
- a CDS encoding DUF4998 domain-containing protein — protein sequence MRLFKNFALVFLFIGTLASCDGMDATYKEFIEEGPIVYIGKVDSLKAYAGRNRAMLEWQKLLDPRAKTAKIFWENRTRSTELQLTDKAGLTQVIVKDLAEGSYVFEVCTYDTHGNSSIMSEVPCTVYGDVYEKLLFNTKVKTAVLKNDVLTITFAASLEPTFFGSEITYTSIDGGDKTVILKAPETQIKIDDFAGDRIIYRSVYLPEETAIDYFYSESDEFEIK from the coding sequence ATGAGACTATTTAAGAATTTTGCTCTTGTATTTTTATTTATAGGTACTTTGGCGTCTTGTGATGGCATGGATGCAACATATAAAGAGTTTATTGAAGAAGGACCTATTGTTTATATAGGAAAAGTGGATTCGTTGAAAGCGTATGCCGGACGTAACCGAGCTATGCTTGAGTGGCAGAAGTTGCTTGATCCACGTGCTAAAACAGCTAAAATCTTCTGGGAAAACAGAACGAGGTCCACTGAATTACAATTAACTGATAAGGCTGGTCTAACACAGGTTATAGTGAAGGATTTGGCGGAAGGTTCGTATGTATTTGAAGTTTGCACATATGATACTCATGGTAATTCTTCTATTATGTCAGAAGTTCCTTGTACTGTATATGGTGATGTTTATGAGAAGTTGTTGTTTAATACAAAAGTAAAGACGGCAGTTTTAAAAAACGATGTGTTGACCATTACTTTTGCAGCTTCGCTTGAACCGACTTTCTTTGGTTCCGAAATTACTTATACGAGCATTGATGGAGGGGATAAAACGGTGATTCTGAAAGCACCCGAGACGCAGATTAAGATAGATGATTTTGCAGGCGATCGTATTATTTATCGTTCTGTTTATTTGCCGGAAGAAACTGCTATCGATTATTTCTATAGTGAATCGGATGAATTTGAAATTAAATAA
- a CDS encoding DUF5000 domain-containing lipoprotein encodes MKKKLYKYGLLYIGVALAACADNADLNEPAGSTTPPAQVLNATVKNLPGAAIIYYDLPDDQNLKYVRASYKVDNMVRTVNASFYTDSLVVEGFPTKGEYDIELYSVSYGEVVSSPLVVKVNPDTPPYQKVRGTLVSAETFGGIRVNFDNPEKAKLGLGVIKKQAEGIWTQVYMHYTEAKGGDFYVRGLDAVTTDFGIFVRDRWGHLSDTLYVTETPLYEEQCDKSLFRKMALPTDSYECHSWNEVTKGNDMTRLWDGITDADPCFQTKTTTVMPQWFTFDMGENYKLSRFVMVSRYYPGKYGNTFKAGHPKHFEIWGSINPNPDGSFDDSWVLLSEYESVKPSGGGVNDALTAEDQEAAKNGENFIIPDNAPAVRYIRFRTNNTWGNTRYMHLHELTFFGAKHN; translated from the coding sequence ATGAAGAAGAAATTATATAAATATGGTTTGCTTTATATAGGAGTGGCTTTAGCTGCTTGTGCTGATAATGCTGATTTGAATGAACCGGCAGGAAGTACAACGCCTCCGGCACAGGTGTTGAACGCAACGGTAAAGAATCTGCCTGGTGCGGCAATTATCTATTATGACTTACCGGATGATCAGAATCTGAAATATGTTAGGGCCAGTTATAAGGTTGATAACATGGTCCGCACAGTTAATGCTTCTTTCTACACAGATTCTTTGGTAGTGGAAGGTTTCCCGACTAAGGGGGAATATGATATTGAGCTTTATTCTGTTAGTTATGGTGAGGTTGTGTCTTCTCCGTTAGTCGTGAAAGTGAATCCTGATACACCTCCTTATCAGAAAGTTCGTGGAACATTGGTTTCTGCCGAAACATTTGGCGGTATCAGAGTGAATTTTGATAATCCGGAAAAAGCGAAACTTGGACTGGGCGTTATAAAAAAACAAGCAGAGGGTATTTGGACACAGGTATATATGCATTATACTGAAGCTAAAGGTGGAGATTTTTATGTACGTGGTCTTGATGCTGTTACTACAGATTTTGGTATATTTGTCAGGGATAGATGGGGGCACCTTTCGGATACATTGTATGTAACTGAAACTCCTCTTTATGAAGAACAATGTGATAAGTCTTTGTTCAGAAAGATGGCTTTACCGACCGACTCTTATGAATGCCATTCATGGAATGAGGTCACAAAAGGGAATGATATGACACGACTTTGGGATGGAATAACAGATGCAGACCCCTGCTTTCAGACTAAGACGACAACGGTAATGCCTCAATGGTTTACTTTTGATATGGGAGAGAATTATAAATTAAGTCGTTTTGTGATGGTTTCACGTTATTATCCGGGTAAATATGGCAATACGTTCAAGGCTGGTCATCCGAAACATTTTGAAATTTGGGGAAGTATTAATCCGAATCCGGATGGAAGCTTTGATGATTCGTGGGTATTGCTATCAGAATATGAATCAGTGAAACCTTCAGGTGGTGGTGTTAATGATGCTCTAACAGCTGAAGATCAGGAAGCTGCAAAGAATGGTGAGAATTTTATTATTCCGGATAATGCTCCTGCTGTTCGTTACATTCGTTTCAGGACGAATAACACTTGGGGAAATACACGCTACATGCATCTTCACGAACTAACATTCTTCGGTGCAAAGCATAATTAG
- a CDS encoding RagB/SusD family nutrient uptake outer membrane protein, protein MKKLQLLILNCLIIVLSSCDSFLDIVPDDIATIDNAFTMRAQAEKYLFTCYYYLPAHGLLEANPAIAGGDELYITESFRSAAHVHAWYISHNMQSSARPRCDYWTGADQQNNKSLYQGISDCNIFLENIQKVPDMTQAEKDRWAAEVRFLKAYYHYWLIRMYGPIPIMDQNIPVNAGEEEVKVFRNTIDECFDYVINTLTEIIDSNHLPDKIMNEAEELGRITQGIAMAIRAEVMVTAASPLFNGNADYKGYTDSRGIEIFNPNKSEQDKKQRWIDAAEACKQAIEFLKAQGHDLYKYTSLEYTISDQTRAKMNIRNIVTEKWNQEIIWANSNSIIGQLQDHAIPRGLEPGKEGNASVGGNLAVPLKIADLFYTKNGVPITEDKTWNYDDRLELRKATSDDKYFIKEGYTTASINFDREVRYYASLGFDGAVWFGQGVTDETKPIYVQCKQGQSAANQISNSWNETGIWPKKLVHFKSVVGQTSGFTKITYPFPVMRLGNLYLLYAEALNESGASKTDVLTWVDLIRERAGLEGVEESWDTYTNNKKYETVDGRREIIQQERGIELAFEAQRFWDLRRWKLAYQEQNKPITGWNTQYSTNEDYYTEQLIYAQEFRIRNYFWPILDKELYSNKNLVQNYGW, encoded by the coding sequence ATGAAAAAATTACAATTATTAATATTGAATTGTTTGATTATCGTTTTATCCTCCTGTGATTCATTTCTGGATATCGTTCCGGATGATATCGCCACAATCGATAATGCATTTACAATGAGAGCGCAAGCAGAGAAATATCTGTTTACCTGTTATTACTATCTTCCAGCTCATGGACTATTGGAGGCAAATCCTGCGATTGCCGGTGGTGATGAATTGTATATTACGGAGTCTTTCCGTAGTGCAGCACACGTGCATGCCTGGTATATTTCACATAATATGCAAAGTTCGGCAAGACCGCGTTGTGATTACTGGACGGGAGCCGATCAGCAAAACAACAAGTCTTTATATCAGGGAATCAGTGACTGTAATATTTTTTTAGAGAATATCCAGAAGGTGCCTGATATGACACAGGCTGAAAAGGATCGTTGGGCGGCTGAAGTGCGTTTTCTGAAAGCCTATTATCATTATTGGTTGATCAGGATGTATGGTCCGATTCCTATTATGGACCAGAATATTCCGGTGAATGCTGGTGAAGAAGAGGTAAAGGTCTTTAGAAATACAATAGATGAATGTTTTGATTATGTGATTAACACATTGACTGAAATTATCGACAGCAACCATTTACCAGATAAGATAATGAATGAGGCGGAAGAACTGGGACGAATTACTCAAGGAATTGCAATGGCTATAAGAGCAGAGGTGATGGTAACTGCTGCCAGTCCTTTATTTAATGGAAACGCGGATTATAAAGGATATACCGATTCAAGGGGCATTGAGATCTTTAATCCTAACAAATCGGAACAAGATAAGAAGCAACGTTGGATAGATGCAGCAGAAGCATGTAAACAAGCTATTGAATTTTTAAAGGCTCAGGGACATGATTTATATAAATATACTTCTCTTGAGTACACTATATCTGATCAGACACGGGCAAAAATGAATATCCGTAATATTGTAACAGAGAAATGGAATCAGGAAATTATCTGGGCTAATTCAAATAGTATTATCGGTCAATTGCAGGATCATGCGATTCCACGCGGTTTGGAACCAGGAAAAGAAGGGAATGCAAGTGTTGGTGGTAATCTGGCTGTTCCTCTGAAAATAGCTGATTTATTCTACACAAAAAATGGAGTACCTATCACGGAAGATAAAACCTGGAACTATGATGATCGCTTAGAATTGAGAAAGGCAACATCTGATGATAAATACTTTATAAAAGAAGGATATACAACAGCCAGTATCAATTTTGACAGAGAAGTTCGCTACTATGCAAGTTTAGGATTTGACGGTGCAGTTTGGTTCGGTCAGGGTGTAACGGATGAAACGAAGCCGATTTATGTACAATGTAAGCAAGGACAGTCTGCTGCTAATCAGATATCAAACTCATGGAATGAAACTGGTATATGGCCTAAAAAACTAGTTCACTTTAAAAGTGTTGTAGGACAGACTAGTGGGTTTACCAAGATTACTTATCCATTCCCAGTGATGAGATTAGGAAACTTATACTTGTTGTATGCCGAGGCTTTGAATGAGAGTGGTGCTTCTAAAACAGATGTTCTGACCTGGGTCGACTTGATCAGAGAAAGAGCAGGTTTGGAAGGAGTAGAAGAGAGTTGGGATACATACACGAATAACAAGAAATATGAAACAGTAGACGGCAGACGTGAGATTATCCAGCAAGAACGGGGTATTGAGTTAGCCTTTGAAGCTCAGAGGTTCTGGGATTTGCGTCGATGGAAGTTGGCATATCAGGAACAAAATAAGCCTATTACAGGATGGAATACTCAATATAGTACAAATGAGGATTACTATACAGAACAATTGATTTATGCTCAAGAATTCAGAATAAGAAACTATTTCTGGCCGATATTAGATAAAGAATTATATTCGAATAAAAATCTGGTACAGAATTATGGGTGGTAA